One window from the genome of Actinoplanes teichomyceticus ATCC 31121 encodes:
- a CDS encoding cobalamin biosynthesis protein has product MIVAGVGARPGTAAAELAAAVTAALAEAGVDPAAVTVLATLDRRAAEPGLRSYARHTGRRLVAFPAARLAGQPVPGRSAVVAAATGTPSVAEAAALLAAGPAARLILPKRILGRVTVALAGTAPG; this is encoded by the coding sequence GTGATCGTCGCCGGGGTGGGCGCGCGGCCCGGGACCGCGGCGGCCGAGCTGGCGGCCGCGGTCACCGCCGCCCTGGCCGAGGCCGGCGTCGACCCGGCCGCCGTCACCGTGCTGGCCACCCTGGACCGGCGGGCCGCCGAGCCCGGCCTGCGGTCGTACGCCCGGCACACCGGCCGCCGGCTGGTCGCTTTCCCCGCGGCGCGGCTCGCCGGGCAGCCCGTGCCCGGCCGCAGCGCCGTGGTGGCCGCGGCGACCGGCACCCCGAGCGTCGCCGAGGCCGCCGCTCTGCTGGCCGCGGGGCCGGCCGCCCGGCTGATCCTGCCGAAGCGGATCCTCGGCCGGGTCACCGTGGCCCTGGCCGGCACCGCTCCGGGGTGA
- the cobO gene encoding cob(I)yrinic acid a,c-diamide adenosyltransferase produces MPQGRVTTVPDDGLTTRQRRRQAVFAVHTGPGKGKSTAAFGMALRAWSAGWPIGVFQFVKSQKWKVGEETALKTLGEAGPTRVAWHKMGEGWSWIQRPGDERDHAAEAAEGWAQIKRDLAAETYKFYVLDEFTYPMKWGWVDVADVIETLANRPGVQHVVITGRDAHPDLIGAADLVTEMTKVKHPMDAGRKGQQGIEW; encoded by the coding sequence ATGCCGCAGGGAAGAGTGACCACCGTGCCCGACGACGGGCTGACCACGCGGCAGCGCCGGCGCCAGGCGGTCTTCGCCGTGCACACCGGGCCGGGCAAGGGCAAGTCGACCGCCGCGTTCGGGATGGCGCTGCGGGCGTGGAGCGCGGGCTGGCCGATCGGGGTGTTCCAGTTCGTCAAGTCACAGAAGTGGAAGGTCGGCGAGGAGACCGCGCTCAAGACGCTGGGCGAGGCCGGGCCGACCCGGGTGGCCTGGCACAAGATGGGTGAGGGCTGGTCCTGGATCCAGCGCCCGGGCGACGAGCGCGACCACGCCGCCGAGGCCGCCGAGGGATGGGCGCAGATCAAGCGCGACCTGGCCGCCGAGACCTACAAGTTCTACGTGCTCGACGAGTTCACCTACCCGATGAAGTGGGGCTGGGTGGACGTCGCCGACGTGATCGAGACCCTGGCGAACCGGCCCGGCGTGCAGCACGTGGTGATCACCGGGCGGGACGCGCACCCGGACCTGATCGGCGCCGCCGACCTGGTCACCGAGATGACCAAGGTCAAGCACCCGATGGACGCCGGCCGTAAGGGCCAGCAGGGCATCGAATGGTGA
- a CDS encoding cobyrinate a,c-diamide synthase gives MVSIPRVVIAAPASGHGKTTVATGLLAAFARRGVPVAPFKVGPDYIDPGYHALAAGRPGRNLDPVMVGEDLIGPLFAHGARGAELAVVEGVMGLYDGRTGAGETGSTAQVAGLLQAPVILVVDAAAQGRSVAALVHGFRSFGTVRLAGVILNRVGSQRHEQILRDACEEVGTPVLGALRRADAVAAPSRHLGLVPAAERRAEALASVDALATLIAEAVDLDAVAAVARSAPPLPATPWTPAAPDPVPGRPMVALAGGPAFSFAYAETAELLAGAGAEVVIVDPLRDPALPEGTRALVVGGGFPEVYAAELSANEPLRRSVRDLAATGRPIAAECAGLLWLCRTLDGAPMCGVLDADAAMTPSLTLGYRDAVALADSPLAAAGTRVTGHEFHRTAVHPRSGLLLSPASGAAWAWRGADPEGFASPGVHASYLHLHWAGHRGLAERLVRTAAAQPSPGPAAGPAAR, from the coding sequence ATGGTGAGCATCCCCCGCGTCGTGATCGCCGCGCCGGCCTCCGGGCACGGCAAGACCACGGTGGCCACCGGCCTGCTCGCGGCGTTCGCCCGGCGCGGCGTGCCGGTGGCGCCGTTCAAGGTCGGGCCGGACTACATCGACCCCGGATACCACGCCCTGGCCGCCGGCCGCCCGGGCCGCAACCTGGACCCGGTCATGGTCGGCGAGGACCTGATCGGCCCGCTGTTCGCGCACGGCGCGCGGGGCGCCGAGCTGGCCGTCGTGGAGGGCGTGATGGGCCTCTACGACGGGCGTACCGGGGCCGGCGAGACCGGCTCCACCGCGCAGGTCGCCGGTCTCCTGCAGGCGCCGGTGATCCTGGTCGTGGACGCCGCCGCGCAGGGCCGCTCGGTCGCCGCGCTGGTGCACGGTTTCCGCAGCTTCGGAACCGTCCGGCTGGCCGGGGTGATCCTCAACCGGGTCGGCTCGCAACGCCACGAGCAGATCCTGCGCGACGCCTGCGAGGAGGTCGGCACGCCGGTGCTGGGCGCGCTGCGCCGCGCCGACGCGGTCGCCGCCCCGTCCCGGCACCTCGGCCTGGTCCCGGCCGCGGAGCGCCGCGCCGAGGCGCTCGCCTCGGTGGACGCGCTGGCCACGCTGATCGCCGAGGCGGTCGACCTGGACGCGGTCGCCGCGGTGGCCCGTTCCGCGCCGCCGCTGCCGGCGACGCCGTGGACCCCGGCCGCGCCGGACCCGGTGCCGGGCCGCCCGATGGTCGCGCTCGCCGGTGGCCCGGCGTTCTCCTTCGCGTACGCCGAAACCGCCGAGCTGCTGGCCGGCGCCGGCGCCGAGGTGGTGATCGTGGACCCGCTGCGCGATCCGGCCCTGCCGGAGGGCACCCGCGCGCTGGTGGTCGGCGGCGGCTTCCCCGAGGTGTACGCCGCCGAGCTGTCCGCGAACGAGCCGCTGCGCAGGTCGGTGCGGGACCTGGCCGCGACCGGCCGGCCGATCGCCGCCGAGTGCGCCGGTCTGCTCTGGCTGTGCCGCACCCTGGACGGCGCCCCGATGTGCGGGGTGCTGGACGCGGACGCCGCGATGACCCCGTCGCTGACCCTCGGCTACCGGGACGCGGTCGCGCTGGCGGACAGCCCGCTGGCGGCGGCCGGCACCCGGGTCACCGGCCACGAGTTCCACCGCACGGCGGTGCATCCGCGATCCGGGCTGCTGCTGTCGCCGGCTTCCGGGGCGGCCTGGGCGTGGCGGGGCGCGGACCCGGAGGGTTTCGCCTCGCCGGGGGTGCACGCGTCGTACCTGCATCTGCACTGGGCCGGGCACCGGGGGCTGGCCGAGCGCCTGGTCCGCACGGCGGCCGCGCAGCCATCACCGGGACCGGCGGCCGGCCCGGCGGCACGGTGA
- a CDS encoding putative bifunctional diguanylate cyclase/phosphodiesterase, giving the protein MPSVLPPGIARRQWQFMAAFGVVVTALYTAYPSSPLASVSLVLLGVLTVAACFLGPRRWGAEPPIAWLLMALAALLFLVGLLIRPTVTDRAMPLPLLADAATFTGYVLLGTFLFLLLRARQSLERHAVLDGLIVCLAAGLTSTLLLAAPAAAITGRPALLSIIQATYPLCDVVLALLVINLAFTTKTWSISMIGALVMMVGLFLGDTAYAIVGVNGQIYASPLLNIPYLVAYTGLGVSALHPSVAEMSRADRLPVQAWSWQRLAVLLPALLLPFALLLTTGTRAASHRLLIAVTGALMVVLLLARAMSAVQAQVAAQLHSEHQATHDPLTSLPNRRSISYEIERLVTTVDSHGPDRVWVYMLDLDGFKWVNDSWGHDTGDQLVIEVGRRLRAAVPETVPVARVGGDEFLLAFVGDKAGALRLVDDIRGCFARPLPVRDTEVVISASIGIAHAVGDPVRSAVTAEALMRDADTAMYRAKGEGPGRSTIFDTSMHDQVRERIELEVALRQALADNQLHVAYQPIVRLETGMPVGAEALVRWQHPERGAIPPMLFIPIAEDSGLISQIGTWVRNEALRQLGVWRSQGVVSESFYLSINVSPRQLSEPDLPLVFSGELFRYGVPAHCVALEMTESVMVDGSSVTSRVLFELRQLGAKLLVDDFGTGFSALGYLRRFPVTGVKIDRSFVTGLGKNDQDDEIVRAVVAMSHALGLSVIAEGVETQLQREALYHVGVVNGQGWLWGKAVPAEEFARQWRLGAALPAVPLPVAAITSGSGRHRRPEPDG; this is encoded by the coding sequence GTGCCCTCCGTGCTCCCACCCGGCATCGCCCGCCGCCAATGGCAGTTCATGGCCGCGTTCGGCGTCGTCGTCACCGCGCTCTACACGGCCTACCCGTCGTCCCCCCTGGCGTCGGTGAGCCTGGTGCTGCTCGGCGTCCTGACCGTGGCGGCGTGCTTCCTCGGGCCGCGCCGCTGGGGCGCCGAACCGCCGATCGCCTGGCTGCTGATGGCCCTGGCCGCCCTGCTGTTCCTGGTCGGCCTGCTGATCCGGCCCACCGTGACCGACCGGGCGATGCCGCTGCCGCTGCTCGCCGACGCCGCCACCTTCACCGGCTACGTGCTGCTCGGGACCTTCCTGTTCCTGCTGCTGCGAGCCCGGCAGAGCCTGGAACGGCACGCCGTGCTCGACGGCCTGATCGTCTGCCTGGCCGCCGGGCTGACCAGCACCCTGCTGCTGGCCGCGCCGGCCGCCGCGATCACCGGGCGCCCCGCGCTGCTCTCCATCATCCAGGCCACCTACCCGCTCTGCGACGTGGTGCTGGCCCTGCTGGTGATCAACCTGGCCTTCACCACCAAGACGTGGTCGATCAGCATGATCGGGGCGTTGGTGATGATGGTCGGGCTGTTCCTCGGCGACACCGCGTACGCGATCGTCGGCGTGAACGGCCAGATCTACGCGTCCCCGCTGCTCAACATCCCGTACCTGGTGGCGTACACCGGGCTGGGCGTGAGCGCCCTGCACCCGTCGGTGGCCGAGATGAGCCGCGCCGACCGGCTGCCGGTGCAGGCCTGGTCCTGGCAGCGCCTCGCGGTGCTGCTGCCCGCGCTGCTGCTGCCGTTCGCGCTGCTGCTGACCACCGGCACCCGGGCCGCCTCGCACCGCCTGCTGATCGCGGTGACCGGCGCGCTGATGGTGGTGCTCCTGCTGGCCCGGGCGATGTCCGCGGTGCAGGCGCAGGTCGCCGCCCAGCTGCACTCCGAGCACCAGGCCACCCACGACCCGCTGACCTCGCTGCCGAACCGGCGCTCCATCTCGTACGAGATCGAGCGGCTGGTCACCACGGTCGACTCGCACGGTCCGGACCGGGTCTGGGTCTACATGCTCGACCTGGACGGCTTCAAGTGGGTCAACGACTCCTGGGGCCACGACACCGGCGACCAGCTGGTCATCGAGGTGGGCCGGCGGCTGCGCGCCGCGGTGCCGGAGACCGTGCCGGTGGCCCGGGTCGGCGGCGACGAGTTCCTGCTCGCCTTCGTCGGCGACAAGGCCGGCGCGCTGCGCCTGGTGGACGACATCCGGGGTTGTTTCGCCCGCCCCCTTCCGGTACGCGACACCGAGGTCGTGATCAGCGCCTCGATCGGCATCGCGCACGCCGTCGGCGACCCCGTCCGCTCCGCGGTGACCGCCGAGGCGCTGATGCGTGACGCGGACACCGCGATGTACCGCGCCAAGGGCGAGGGGCCGGGCCGGTCCACCATCTTCGACACCTCGATGCACGACCAGGTGCGCGAGCGCATCGAGCTGGAGGTGGCGCTGCGCCAGGCGCTCGCCGACAACCAGCTGCACGTGGCGTACCAGCCGATCGTGCGGCTGGAGACCGGGATGCCGGTGGGCGCCGAGGCGCTGGTCCGCTGGCAGCACCCGGAGCGCGGGGCGATCCCGCCGATGCTGTTCATCCCGATCGCCGAGGACTCCGGCCTCATCTCGCAGATCGGCACCTGGGTACGCAACGAGGCGCTGCGCCAGCTCGGCGTGTGGCGCTCGCAGGGCGTGGTCTCGGAGAGCTTCTACCTGTCCATCAACGTGTCCCCGCGCCAGCTCAGCGAGCCCGACCTGCCGCTGGTGTTCTCCGGCGAGCTGTTCCGGTACGGCGTCCCGGCGCACTGCGTGGCGCTGGAGATGACCGAGTCGGTGATGGTGGACGGCTCCAGCGTCACCTCGCGGGTGCTCTTCGAGCTGCGCCAGCTCGGCGCCAAGCTGCTGGTGGACGACTTCGGCACCGGGTTCTCCGCGCTCGGCTACCTGCGCCGCTTCCCGGTCACCGGCGTCAAGATCGACCGGTCCTTCGTCACCGGCCTGGGCAAGAACGACCAGGACGACGAGATCGTGCGCGCGGTGGTCGCGATGAGCCACGCGCTCGGGCTGAGCGTGATCGCCGAGGGCGTGGAGACGCAGCTGCAGCGCGAGGCGCTGTACCACGTCGGCGTGGTGAACGGGCAGGGCTGGCTGTGGGGCAAGGCGGTGCCGGCCGAGGAGTTCGCCCGGCAGTGGCGCCTGGGCGCGGCGCTGCCCGCGGTGCCGCTGCCGGTCGCCGCGATCACCTCCGGCTCCGGACGGCACCGCCGCCCGGAGCCGGACGGGTGA
- a CDS encoding exodeoxyribonuclease III, translating into MRFATWNVNSVKARLPRLLDWLESTAPDVVCLQETKVGEDGFPAAEVARLGYETAAYGQGRWNGVALLSRAGLADVRRGFRGEPGFPDPEARAVSAVCDGIRFHSVYVPNGRTPDDPHYAYKLDWLRALREVLAADLAAGPLVVAGDFNVAPTDADVWDPAVFAGSTHVTPPERAAIAALRDLGLTDVPARAMKGDHPFTYWDYRAGMFHQNKGMRIDHVYASAELAAAVTDAVVDREARKGKGPSDHAPVIVDLRR; encoded by the coding sequence ATGCGCTTCGCCACGTGGAACGTCAACTCGGTCAAGGCCCGGCTGCCCCGGCTGCTCGACTGGCTGGAGAGCACCGCCCCGGACGTGGTCTGCCTGCAGGAGACCAAGGTCGGCGAGGACGGCTTCCCCGCCGCCGAGGTCGCGCGCCTGGGGTACGAGACCGCCGCGTACGGTCAGGGCCGCTGGAACGGCGTCGCCCTGCTCTCCCGCGCCGGCCTCGCGGACGTCCGCCGCGGTTTCCGCGGCGAGCCGGGTTTCCCGGACCCGGAGGCCCGCGCCGTCAGCGCGGTCTGCGACGGGATCCGCTTCCACAGCGTGTACGTGCCGAACGGCCGCACCCCGGACGACCCGCACTACGCCTACAAGCTGGACTGGCTGCGCGCGCTGCGCGAGGTGCTCGCCGCGGACCTGGCCGCCGGTCCGCTGGTGGTGGCCGGCGACTTCAACGTGGCGCCGACCGACGCCGATGTCTGGGACCCGGCGGTCTTCGCTGGCTCGACGCATGTCACGCCGCCGGAGCGGGCGGCGATCGCCGCGCTGCGCGACCTCGGGCTCACCGACGTGCCGGCCCGCGCGATGAAGGGCGACCACCCGTTCACCTACTGGGACTACCGGGCGGGGATGTTCCACCAGAACAAGGGCATGCGCATCGACCACGTGTACGCCAGCGCCGAGCTGGCCGCCGCGGTCACCGACGCCGTGGTCGACCGGGAGGCGCGCAAGGGCAAAGGGCCCTCCGACCACGCTCCGGTGATCGTCGATCTGCGGCGGTGA
- a CDS encoding universal stress protein — MQNPNRPPVVVGVNGTAAGLAAVRLAAREAVSRGRVLHVVHAFTWPDPRPGTGVEWAPARRAASRVVEEAVVTAQRSTPGVDARGHLVDGPAARVLRELSHRAALLVLGGDDLAATGRLPPGSPLLEVVAQAWCPVVVARGPRPPSGRVLAAVDGSAPSLLALRHAAEDAARRGVALDVLHVAGEDAEEAGERLLDETLAAVPGLPPLRRWVLTGAPAAVLIRASRRAGLITLGSRGTGGAARLGSVAHQLLLRGGCPVVFAHGRRLPSRHLPPPDREAGTPSLN, encoded by the coding sequence ATGCAGAACCCGAATCGGCCGCCCGTGGTGGTGGGGGTCAACGGGACCGCGGCCGGCCTGGCCGCCGTACGCCTGGCCGCGCGGGAGGCGGTCTCCCGGGGCCGGGTGCTGCACGTGGTGCATGCCTTCACCTGGCCCGATCCACGGCCGGGAACCGGTGTCGAGTGGGCTCCGGCTCGCCGCGCCGCCTCACGCGTCGTCGAGGAGGCGGTCGTCACCGCCCAGCGTTCCACACCCGGCGTCGACGCGCGGGGCCATCTGGTGGATGGCCCGGCCGCCCGGGTGCTGCGCGAGCTGAGCCACCGCGCCGCGCTCCTGGTGCTGGGCGGCGACGACCTGGCCGCCACCGGCCGCCTGCCGCCGGGCTCCCCGCTGCTGGAGGTGGTGGCCCAGGCGTGGTGCCCGGTGGTGGTGGCACGCGGGCCGCGCCCGCCGTCCGGGCGGGTGCTGGCCGCCGTGGACGGCTCGGCGCCGTCGCTGCTGGCGCTGCGGCACGCGGCCGAGGACGCCGCCCGCCGCGGCGTCGCGCTGGACGTGCTGCACGTGGCCGGCGAGGACGCCGAGGAGGCCGGCGAGCGGCTGCTCGACGAGACGCTCGCCGCGGTGCCCGGCCTGCCGCCGCTGCGCCGGTGGGTGCTGACCGGCGCGCCGGCCGCGGTGCTGATCCGCGCCTCCCGCCGGGCCGGGCTGATCACCCTGGGCTCGCGCGGGACCGGCGGCGCCGCCCGCCTCGGCTCGGTCGCCCACCAGCTGCTGCTGCGCGGCGGCTGCCCGGTCGTCTTCGCGCACGGGCGCCGCCTCCCGTCCCGCCACCTGCCGCCGCCGGACCGGGAAGCCGGAACCCCGTCACTCAACTGA
- a CDS encoding VWA domain-containing protein: MTTPYPFSAVVGLDDLRLALLLTSVSPAVGGVLVRGEKGTAKSTVVRALAALLPPVTVVRGCRFACDPAAPDPDCPDGPHAPDTPATHRPATLVELPVGATEDRVVGTLDIQRALAEGVKAYEPGLLAAAHRGVLYVDEVNLLPDHLVDLLLDAAAMGRAHVERDGVSIKHAARFLLVGTMNPEEGEPRPQLVDRFGLVVTVAAPRDAGQRAEVVRRRLAYEADPAGFAARFAADEREYAARIAAARAVLPTVVLPDAELDRIARVCLAYGVDGMRADIVVARCAVALAAWHGRDRVTAEDVRDAARLALPHRRRTDPLDPPGTDEEKLEQALAEAEREAAEEAARRPESPDPGGPDPDDDPDGPEGGPGGPVGGPDGGPGPAGGPGGGGGLPDGDTPPGTGAARPGGDAPRPGGETPAPPQQPATPPAAAGAAFRPRTLRIAARGDGGHTGKRSPAYARRGRVIGSRKPVGKLAGAPHLPATLRAALHRGALQPSPAGARAMTVQPRDLREAIHVGREANLVLFVVDASGSMAARRRMTLVKTAVLSLLRDAYQRRDRIGMITFRGTDADVVLPPTSSHEVGVMRLAALRTGGRTPLAAGLRAAARTIATERRRDPRRRPLLVLVTDGRATSGPDPLLAAPALAGVATVVVDCESGPIRLGLAGRLAAALGADVMPLERLEAAAGTRPATAPAGDRAYRRAA; this comes from the coding sequence GTGACGACTCCGTACCCGTTCTCGGCCGTGGTCGGCCTCGACGACCTGCGCCTCGCCCTGCTGCTGACCTCGGTGTCACCGGCGGTCGGCGGGGTCCTGGTGCGCGGCGAGAAGGGCACCGCCAAGAGCACCGTGGTGCGCGCCCTGGCCGCCCTGCTGCCCCCGGTCACCGTGGTCCGTGGCTGCCGGTTCGCCTGCGACCCGGCGGCGCCCGACCCGGACTGCCCGGACGGGCCGCACGCCCCGGACACCCCGGCCACGCACCGCCCGGCCACCCTGGTCGAGCTGCCGGTCGGCGCGACCGAGGACCGGGTGGTCGGCACCCTGGACATCCAGCGCGCCCTCGCCGAGGGCGTCAAGGCCTACGAGCCCGGCCTGCTCGCCGCCGCGCACCGCGGGGTGCTCTACGTCGACGAGGTGAACCTGCTCCCCGACCACCTCGTCGACCTGCTGCTGGACGCCGCCGCGATGGGCCGCGCGCACGTCGAGCGCGACGGCGTCTCGATCAAGCACGCCGCCCGGTTCCTGCTGGTCGGGACGATGAACCCGGAGGAGGGCGAGCCGCGCCCGCAGCTGGTCGACCGGTTCGGCCTGGTGGTGACGGTGGCCGCGCCGCGCGACGCGGGGCAGCGCGCCGAGGTGGTGCGCCGGCGCCTGGCGTACGAGGCGGATCCGGCCGGATTCGCCGCGCGCTTCGCCGCCGACGAGCGGGAGTACGCCGCCCGGATCGCGGCCGCCCGCGCGGTGCTGCCCACGGTCGTGCTGCCCGACGCGGAGCTGGACCGGATCGCCCGGGTCTGCCTGGCGTACGGGGTCGACGGCATGCGCGCCGACATCGTGGTGGCGCGCTGCGCGGTCGCGCTGGCCGCCTGGCACGGCCGGGACCGGGTGACCGCCGAGGACGTACGCGACGCGGCCCGCCTGGCGCTGCCGCACCGCCGCCGTACCGACCCGCTCGACCCGCCCGGCACCGACGAGGAGAAGCTGGAGCAGGCCCTGGCGGAGGCCGAACGGGAAGCCGCCGAGGAGGCCGCACGCCGGCCGGAGTCGCCGGACCCCGGCGGCCCGGACCCCGACGACGACCCGGACGGGCCCGAGGGCGGCCCGGGCGGCCCCGTCGGCGGCCCGGACGGCGGACCCGGCCCGGCGGGCGGCCCGGGTGGCGGGGGCGGACTGCCGGACGGCGACACGCCACCGGGCACCGGCGCCGCGCGGCCGGGCGGCGATGCACCGCGGCCGGGCGGCGAGACGCCGGCGCCGCCGCAACAGCCGGCCACGCCCCCGGCCGCGGCCGGCGCCGCGTTCCGCCCGCGCACGCTGCGGATCGCCGCCCGCGGCGACGGCGGCCACACCGGCAAGCGGTCCCCGGCGTACGCCCGCCGGGGCCGGGTGATCGGCTCCCGCAAGCCGGTCGGCAAGCTGGCCGGGGCCCCGCACCTGCCCGCCACGCTGCGCGCCGCCCTGCACCGCGGCGCCCTGCAGCCGTCGCCGGCCGGCGCTCGGGCGATGACCGTGCAGCCGCGCGACCTGCGCGAGGCCATCCACGTCGGGCGCGAGGCGAACCTGGTGCTGTTCGTGGTGGACGCCTCCGGCTCGATGGCCGCGCGCCGCCGGATGACCCTGGTCAAGACCGCCGTGCTGTCCCTGCTGCGCGACGCCTACCAGCGCCGGGACCGGATCGGCATGATCACGTTCCGGGGGACCGACGCGGACGTCGTGCTGCCCCCGACCTCCAGCCATGAGGTCGGCGTCATGCGCCTGGCCGCCCTGCGCACCGGCGGCCGTACCCCGCTCGCCGCCGGCCTGCGCGCCGCCGCCCGCACCATCGCCACCGAACGCCGCCGCGACCCGCGCCGCCGCCCGCTGCTGGTGCTGGTCACCGACGGACGCGCGACCAGCGGCCCGGACCCGCTGCTGGCCGCCCCGGCGCTGGCCGGCGTGGCCACGGTCGTCGTCGACTGCGAGTCCGGCCCGATCCGGCTGGGCCTGGCCGGCCGGCTGGCCGCCGCGCTCGGCGCCGACGTCATGCCGCTGGAGCGGCTGGAGGCCGCCGCCGGGACCCGGCCGGCCACCGCGCCGGCCGGGGACCGCGCCTACCGCCGAGCCGCCTGA
- a CDS encoding citrate synthase produces MTDVKLDHPGGQLSMSVREAVDGPGGIDVSALLKETGYVTLDQGFVNTASTTSAITYIDGDAGILRYRGYPIEQLAEKSTFLEVSYLLMNGELPTEAQLREFGDRIRVHTLLQEEMRTFFSGFPRDAHPMAVLSSAVTALSTFYQDALDPLDDEQVDISAIRLMAKLPTIAAYAYKKSIGHPLPYPDNSLDYVENFLRLTFGLPTVAYDADPKVAKILDMLFILHADHEQNCSTSTVRLVGSAQANLFASISAGINALSGPLHGGANAAVLEMLEQIRKDGGDVNSFVTRVKNKEKGVKLMGFGHRVYKNYDPRAAIVKKAAQQMLSTLDKPDPLLEIAFQLEEIALNDDYFVSRKLYPNVDFYTGLIYKAMGFPTKMFTVLFALGRLPGWIAQWREMMHDPANKIGRPRQIYTGSPVRDFVPLGQR; encoded by the coding sequence ATGACGGATGTCAAGCTCGACCACCCCGGTGGCCAATTGTCGATGTCGGTACGCGAGGCCGTCGACGGGCCGGGCGGCATCGACGTCAGTGCTCTGCTGAAGGAGACCGGCTACGTCACCCTGGACCAGGGGTTCGTCAACACCGCGTCGACCACGTCGGCGATCACCTATATCGATGGTGACGCCGGCATTCTGCGCTACCGGGGCTACCCGATCGAGCAGCTGGCCGAGAAGTCGACGTTCCTGGAGGTGTCCTACCTCCTGATGAACGGCGAATTGCCGACCGAGGCCCAGCTGCGCGAGTTCGGCGACCGCATCCGGGTCCACACGCTGCTGCAGGAGGAGATGCGGACCTTCTTCTCCGGCTTCCCGCGCGACGCGCACCCGATGGCGGTGCTCTCCTCGGCGGTCACCGCGCTGTCCACCTTCTACCAGGACGCGCTCGACCCGCTGGACGACGAGCAGGTCGACATCTCGGCGATCCGCCTGATGGCGAAACTTCCGACGATCGCCGCTTACGCCTACAAGAAGTCCATCGGCCACCCGCTGCCGTACCCGGACAACTCGCTGGACTACGTCGAGAACTTCCTGCGTCTGACCTTCGGCCTGCCGACCGTCGCCTACGACGCCGACCCGAAGGTCGCGAAGATCCTCGACATGCTCTTCATCCTGCATGCCGACCACGAGCAGAACTGCTCCACCTCGACCGTCCGGCTGGTCGGCTCCGCGCAGGCGAACCTGTTCGCGTCGATCTCGGCCGGCATCAACGCGCTCTCCGGCCCGCTGCACGGCGGCGCCAACGCGGCCGTGCTGGAGATGCTGGAGCAGATCCGCAAGGACGGCGGCGACGTCAACTCGTTCGTCACCCGGGTGAAGAACAAGGAAAAGGGCGTCAAGCTCATGGGCTTCGGCCACCGGGTCTACAAGAACTACGACCCGCGGGCCGCGATCGTCAAGAAGGCCGCCCAGCAGATGCTCTCGACGCTGGACAAGCCGGACCCGCTGCTGGAGATCGCCTTCCAGCTCGAGGAGATCGCGCTCAACGACGACTACTTCGTCTCCCGCAAGCTGTACCCGAACGTCGACTTCTACACCGGCCTGATCTACAAGGCCATGGGCTTCCCGACGAAGATGTTCACGGTGCTGTTCGCGCTGGGCCGCCTGCCCGGCTGGATCGCCCAGTGGCGGGAGATGATGCACGACCCGGCCAACAAGATCGGCCGCCCGCGGCAGATCTACACCGGCTCGCCGGTGCGCGACTTCGTCCCCCTCGGCCAGCGCTGA